A stretch of DNA from Hydrogenophaga sp. SL48:
TCATCAACGCCACGCTGCAACTGCGGCCTCGCGAAGCGGCGGAAAACTTCCTTCGGTTCAACGTCAACACGGTGTTCGGGGTGGCGGGCCTGTTTGATGTGGCCTCCGAGATGGGTCTGGAGCGCACGCGCCTCGATTTCGGTCAGACCCTGGGTCGTTGGGGTGTGCCGTCAGGCCCCTATCTGGTGTTGCCGCTTTTTGGTCCCTCTTCGATCCGCGATGCTGCGGGGTTCAGCATCGAGTCCCGGGGTGACCTGGTGCAGGGTCTTTCCAACATCCCGATGCGCAATTCGCTCTACGTCCTTCGCGCGGTGGAGACGCGCGCCAACCTGCTCCGTGCCACCAACTTGCTGGAAGGCGCGGCGCTGGACAAATACAGCTTCACACGTGATTTGTACCTGCAGCGCCGCGAAAGCCAGATCGATGACCTGAAAGACAAAGGCATCGGTTTGAAAGACGCTGCCGACTGACAACAAAGCGATACGACAGAATTACACCCCCGAAACAAATGCCGGTGACCGGTGACGTACAGTCCCGGTCTCAAGCGGCACACAAGTTTGGCATCACGCTGAACCGCCGCCACGAAAGGAACTGAAATGATGCAACGCCGCCACTGGATGTCCAGCCTGATCACCGCCGCCGCCATGCTCGCCAGCCCGCTGGCGTTTGCAGAGGTCGAGGCGCCAGACGCATTGGTCAAGCGCATTTCCAGCGATGTGCTGACCTCGGTCAAGGCCGACCCGGCGATCCAGAAGGGCGACATCAACCGCATCGTCGCGTTGGTGGACGCCAAGATCATGCCCAACGTCAACTTCTCCCGCATGACCTCCATGGCCGTGGGCCGTTTCTGGCGCCAGGCCACGCCGGAGCAGCAAAAGCAGCTTCAGGACGAGTTCAAGATCTTGCTTGTGCGCACCTACGCGGGCGCTCTGGGTGAAGTCAAGGACCAGACGCTGAGTTTCCGTCCGATGCGGTCCAAGCCCGAAGACACCGAGGTCGTGGTGCGCACGGAGGTGCGCGGCCGTGGTGAGCCCATCCAGCTCGACTACCGGTTGGAAAAGACGCCCGAAGGCTGGAAGATCTATGACCTGAACGTGCTGGGTGCCTGGCTGGTGGAAAACTACCGCAGCCAGTTTGCGCAGGAGATCGGCACCAAAGGCATCGACGGCCTGATCGCCAATCTGGTC
This window harbors:
- a CDS encoding MlaA family lipoprotein, whose product is MQHVTRPFPWHSRWLVLTLVVTLTACASGPNANPRDPLEPFNRGMTDVNDAVDGAVLKPVATVYRDITPDPVRTGVNNFFQNLGDVWSFINATLQLRPREAAENFLRFNVNTVFGVAGLFDVASEMGLERTRLDFGQTLGRWGVPSGPYLVLPLFGPSSIRDAAGFSIESRGDLVQGLSNIPMRNSLYVLRAVETRANLLRATNLLEGAALDKYSFTRDLYLQRRESQIDDLKDKGIGLKDAAD
- a CDS encoding MlaC/ttg2D family ABC transporter substrate-binding protein — translated: MQRRHWMSSLITAAAMLASPLAFAEVEAPDALVKRISSDVLTSVKADPAIQKGDINRIVALVDAKIMPNVNFSRMTSMAVGRFWRQATPEQQKQLQDEFKILLVRTYAGALGEVKDQTLSFRPMRSKPEDTEVVVRTEVRGRGEPIQLDYRLEKTPEGWKIYDLNVLGAWLVENYRSQFAQEIGTKGIDGLIANLVQRNKAAKAS